One genomic window of Salvia miltiorrhiza cultivar Shanhuang (shh) chromosome 4, IMPLAD_Smil_shh, whole genome shotgun sequence includes the following:
- the LOC131020387 gene encoding galactoside 2-alpha-L-fucosyltransferase-like → MKRLNGKAMAANFGGQPEPGSDHGADAVSWGPERKCGLNLMKLMGVFLVLVMGFSVLFSVSVVLRDPPSDAFWTVVEARNLDFNLQKAIIEENNHAQPVEVPKDKLLGDLLPAGFDEKSCLSQYQSLLYRRGVPQKASSYLISKLRSYEARHKKCGPYTNSYNKTVEDLKSGRHSSTPECSYLVWISFSGLGNRMLTLTSAFLYALLTDRVLLVDRGVDIHDLFCEPFPEASWLLPLDFPLTNEFSSFNQSSHQSYGNVVKSNSTASVPQPYMYLHLVHDYDDQDKLFFCDQDQAHLQKIPWLVMKSDNYFVPSLFLMPSFEQELHSLFPDKETVFHLLGRYLFHPTNSVWGLISRYHEAYLSNADVTVGIQIRVFDISPGPFKYILDQILSCTTRENILPGISQQEGGVVGSSTKQKRVSVLITSLSSGYFEQVRDLYWENSTATGEVVAVFQPSHEGYQQSEKQNHNRKAWAEMYLLSLTDKLVTSSWSTFGYVAQGLGGMKPWILYKPENQTAPDPPCQRAMSMEPCFHAPPFYDCKARRGIDTGALVPHVRHCEDMSWGLKLVQHNR, encoded by the exons ATGAAGAGGCTGAACGGCAAAGCCATGGCCGCTAACTTCGGCGGCCAACCCGAGCCGGGCAGCGATCACGGCGCCGACGCAGTCAGCTGGGGCCCAGAGCGGAAATGTGGGTTGAATCTCATGAAATTGATGGGTGTATTTCTCGTTTTGGTGATGGGTTTCTCCGTTTTGTTCTCGGTCTCCGTCGTGCTGAGGGACCCGCCGTCGGATGCGTTTTGGACCGTGGTTGAAGCCCGGAATCTTGATTTTAACCTTCAAAAAG CCATAATAGAGGAAAACAATCATGCTCAGCCTGTTGAGGTGCCCAAGGATAAGCTTCTCGGCGACCTTCTCCCCGCCGGATTTGATGAAAAATCTTGCCTGAGTCAGTATCAGTCCCTCCTGTATCGTCGGGGAGTGCCTCAGAAAGCGTCTTCTTACCTCATATCCAAGCTACGAAGCTATGAAGCCCGACACAAGAAATGCGGACCCTACACGAACTCATACAACAAAACAGTTGAGGATCTCAAATCTGGCAGACACTCGAGCACACCGGAATGCAGCTACCTCGTCTGGATATCCTTCAGTGGTTTGGGGAACAGGATGTTGACGCTCACCTCTGCTTTCCTCTACGCTCTCCTGACCGACAGAGTCCTCCTCGTTGACAGGGGAGTCGACATTCACGATCTCTTCTGCGAGCCGTTCCCAGAGGCTTCCTGGCTACTTCCCCTGGACTTCCCCTTGACCAATGAGTTCAGTAGCTTCAACCAGAGCTCGCATCAGAGTTACGGGAACGTGGTGAAGAGCAACTCCACTGCATCAGTGCCACAGCCGTATATGTATCTCCATCTGGTTCATGACTACGACGACCAAGACAAGCTTTTCTTCTGCGATCAAGATCAAGCACATCTACAGAAGATCCCGTGGTTGGTAATGAAGTCCGATAACTACTTTGTTCCATCCCTTTTCTTGATGCCCTCGTTCGAGCAGGAGCTCCACAGCCTCTTCCCGGACAAGGAGACCGTGTTCCACTTATTGGGCCGGTATCTCTTCCACCCAACAAACTCGGTGTGGGGGCTTATAAGCCGATACCACGAAGCTTATCTATCAAACGCTGATGTGACAGTAGGAATTCAGATAAGGGTGTTTGATATTTCACCTGGTCCATTCAAGTACATATTAGATCAGATTCTGTCTTGCACGACGAGGGAGAATATACTCCCGGGAATCAGCCAGCAGGAAGGAGGCGTCGTCGGCTCATCCACGAAGCAGAAGAGGGTATCCGTGCTGATCACCTCTCTGAGCTCCGGCTACTTTGAGCAAGTAAGAGACCTGTACTGGGAGAATTCAACTGCGACGGGGGAGGTGGTTGCGGTCTTCCAACCGAGCCACGAAGGGTATCAGCAGTCGGAGAAGCAGAATCACAACCGGAAGGCGTGGGCGGAGATGTATTTGCTCAGCCTAACAGACAAACTGGTGACCAGTTCTTGGTCAACTTTTGGTTATGTGGCTCAAGGGCTTGGAGGGATGAAGCCATGGATACTTTACAAGCCTGAAAACCAGACGGCGCCGGATCCACCGTGTCAACGAGCCATGTCGATGGAGCCGTGCTTCCATGCTCCGCCCTTCTACGACTGCAAAGCCAGAAGAGGAATCGATACGGGCGCTCTTGTGCCTCATGTTAGGCATTGTGAGGATATGAGCTGGGGTTTGAAGCTGGTTCAACATAACAGATGA
- the LOC131020388 gene encoding uncharacterized protein LOC131020388: MGKDSKSAGKGKGKQAAGGSDDAASKGKAKGGKGDGLGTCTYVKARHILCEKQGKINEAYKKLQDGWLSNGDKVPPAEFAKIAAEYSECPSGKKGGDLGWFPRGKMAGPFQEVAFNTPVGVTSAPFKSTHGYHIILSEGRKN; encoded by the exons ATGGGGAAGGATTCCAAGTCAGCAGGAAAAGGCAAGGGAAAGCAAGCAGCCGGGGGTAGTGACGATGCTGCATCGAAGGGCAAAGCAAAAGGAGGGAAAGGAGATGGTTTAGGAACTTGCACATATGTCAAAG CTAGACATATCTTGTGTGAGAAGCAAGGAAAGATCAACGAAGCCTATAAGAAGCTACAGGATGGCTGGCTCAGTAACGGAGACAAAGTTCCACCCGCTGAGTTTGCTAAG ATAGCTGCAGAATATTCGGAATGCCCATCGGGGAAGAAGGGTGGGGATCTAGGATGGTTCCCACGTGGTAAGATGGCTGGTCCGTTTCAGGAGGTTGCGTTCAACACACCTGTTGGAGTGACCAGTGCACCATTTAAATCGAC GCATGGCTACCACATCATCTTGTCTGAAGGGAGGAAGAACTGA
- the LOC131020390 gene encoding uncharacterized protein LOC131020390, with protein sequence MATPGRPNNLPTISFIKAYYIPLLLLATSIFFQLVVLPRSFPPSHYDVLGIPKYSSIEEVTRAYEKITSRWNSSVTVPPEVDLIKVQYAYELLTNQLLKRDYDIFNIDEYIDVIQKVKEHNSGKHISEIDLPLIEAASFDPVDQDLEVINSENFLSIFEDDKPLLLQIISTGSKRSLEFSAAWKRIVNLLDGVANTGVVELGDVKLAAYLADKKSSGQPFFRNGFPAILGFAPGCKSASCLYRYEDELSVDAITNWLATSILNLPRIPYHSKESLVQNFLVKSKPHQVKVILISKTGERATPFIRQAARTYSSYATFAFAMWRPEESAFWWNMFGVESAPAIVFVKDPGVEPVVYEGYVNSSTFIDLMEKNKYHVLPQLRSVTSMELGCDVNGYSRAGKDTKIWYCALVAGRPSPELSKMRETVRKVQEKLSDTTDTVDQEPISAPAASAIKQKRLTFAWLDGEAQHRYCFFNLHSEDSFETCGPRRGIVDAARLFIVRFERFPRVENLDTKKQENILHSWYQTEADPVSTLVAKYNGSSETSEIISWISQTIKDGDSREIPPFRTKAPELVPEEADQSWSQNSKRFVPSGGSIKHWTSGFITRFSDHLGDPRIGPCLLLLALMSSGFIWLNKNRSTQSSSQNESNQTKDEDKPRRRRVKRGSGSNQLFPPSITDLEPKNAQQLPFTDSDSE encoded by the exons ATGGCTACCCCAGGCCGGCCCAACAATCTACCCACAATATCTTTCATCAAAGCCTATTATATTCCCCTTCTACTCCTCGCCACCTCTATTTTCTTTCAGCTCGTTGTCTTGCCCCGCAGTTTTCCTCCATCTCACTACGATG TTTTGGGGATTCCCAAGTATAGCTCCATTGAAGAAGTCACTCGGGCCTACGAGAAGATCACCTCTAGATG GAACTCAAGCGTAACAGTTCCTCCAGAAGTCGATCTTATCAAG GTTCAATATGCTTATGAGCTACTTACAAATCAGTTGTTGAAGAGAGACTACGACATATTTAATATCGATGAATATATT GATGTTATTCAAAAAGTCAAGGAACATAATTCTGGGAAACATATATCTGAAATCGACCTTCCACTGATAGAGGCTGCTTCCTTTG ATCCTGTCGATCAAGATCTGGAGGTCATCAATTCCGAGAACTTCTTATCCATATTTGAAGATGACAAGCCGCTCCTCCTGCAG ATAATTTCTACTGGAAGCAAGCGCTCCCTGGAGTTTTCTGCTGCTTGGAAGCGAATTG TTAATTTGCTGGATGGAGTTGCAAATACTGGAGTGGTTGAACTTGGTGATGTTAAGCTCGCTGCATATCTAGCTGACAAAAAATCCAGTGGTCAACCTTTCTTTAGAAATG GATTTCCAGCAATTTTGGGTTTTGCACCTGGGTGTAAAAGTGCCAGCTGCCTTTACAG GTATGAGGATGAGCTCTCTGTTGATGCAATAACAAATTGGTTGGCGACAAGCATCCTAAATTTACCTCGAATTCCTTATCACTCAAAGGAGTCACTG GTGCAGAATTTTCTGGTTAAGAGTAAACCTCATCAG GTTAAAGTGATTCTGATCTCAAAAACGGGTGAGCGTGCTACTCCATTCATTCGTCAAGCTGCTAGAACTTACTCATCATATGCCACTTTCGCCTTTGCCATGTGGAGACCAGAGGAATCTGCTTTCTGGTGGAATAT GTTTGGTGTGGAGTCTGCTCCTGCAATTGTATTTGTGAAAGATCCAGGAGTCGAACCTGTGGTGTATGAAG GATATGTCAACAGTTCGACATTTATAGATCTCATGGAGAAGAACAAATATCACG TGCTTCCCCAGTTGAGAAGTGTGACCTCGATGGAGTTGGGTTGTGACGTTAATGGCTATTCACGTGCCGGAAAAGATACCAAGATATGGTATTGTGCCCTTGTTGCTGGACGACCAAGTCCAGAACTCAGTAAAATGCGCGAA ACCGTGCGCAAAGTGCAAGAGAAACTTTCGGATACGACAGACACAGTTGATCAAGAACCCATATCTGCTCCAGCTGCATCAGCAATCAAACAAAAGCGACTAACATTTGCCTGGCTAGACGGGGAGGCCCAGCAT AGGTATTGTTTCTTCAATCTCCACTCGGAAGATAGCTTTGAGACTTGTGGGCCTAGACGGGGCATAGTAGATGCAGCACGTCTGTTTATAGTGCGTTTTGAGAGGTTCcctagggttgaaaatttagatacaaagaaacaagaaaacatCTTACATTCTTGGTATCAGACTGAAGCTGATCCGGTGTCGACACTAGTTGCCAAGTACAATGGCTCAAGCGAAACTTCTGAG ATCATAAGCTGGATTTCTCAAACAATTAAAGATGGCGACTCCAGAGAGATCCCTCCTTTT AGAACAAAAGCTCCGGAGCTGGTACCCGAGGAGGCTGATCAGAGCTGGTCACAAAACTCCAAAAGGTTCGTCCCTTCAGGAGGCAGCATCAAACACTGGACCAGTGGCTTCATAACCCGTTTCTCTGATCACCTTGGTGATCCAAGAATCGGACCATGTCTGCTTTTGCTAGCTTTGATGTCGTCTGGTTTCATTTGGCTAAATAAAAACCGATCAACTCAATCCAGCAGCCAGAATGAGTCCAATCAAACAAAG GATGAGGACAAACCAAGGCGAAGGAGGGTTAAAAGAGGAAGTGGATCGAATCAGCTTTTCCCTCCCTCCATCACCGATCTCGAACCCAAAAATGCACAGCAACTGCCATTCACTGACTCTGATTCTGAATAG